One window of the Strix uralensis isolate ZFMK-TIS-50842 chromosome 3, bStrUra1, whole genome shotgun sequence genome contains the following:
- the INSM1 gene encoding LOW QUALITY PROTEIN: insulinoma-associated protein 1 (The sequence of the model RefSeq protein was modified relative to this genomic sequence to represent the inferred CDS: inserted 1 base in 1 codon), producing the protein MAPARLKAAAAAPRAERAACAAXRRRRGGGAKMPRGFLVKRSRRPTPVSYRARCCREAAGPPLPAGGSAPPPACPAAPPPPPPRDSPPVPVPFGTPDAAVQALYSPTRPVSRDKYLERGFSLGSPVSAESFPAPAVPGTMDPLLFAPAELKLWAAAGHPAEPPAAHPAGAGPGGAPAPPAPAAPPASGRPPPAKRPPGAAEPGRQKAPSGKKAKAIRKLTFEDEVTTSPVLGLRIKEGPVEAPAKARGGCARPLGEFICQLCKEEYGDPFALAQHRCSRIVRVEYRCPECDKVFSCPANLASHRRWHKPRPPAAKGGPETGRAPPEEPPKEAAGGSGGSGSERDTPSPGGASEAGSEEGLFECPRCAKRFRRQAYLRKHLLGHPAPAPGAAPAPPAAAAPEPAAEEPPAPPPAECRLCPVCGETFPSKSSQERHLRLLHAAQVFPCKYCPATFYSSPGLTRHINKCHPSENRQVILLQVPLRPAC; encoded by the exons ATGGCCCCGGCCCGCTTaaaggcggcggcggccgcgccgcgggCAGAGCGAGCAGCGTgtgccg gccgccgccggcgcgGAGGCGGCGCGAAGATGCCCCGGGGCTTCCTGGTGAAGCGCAGCCGGCGGCCCACGCCCGTCTCCTACCGGGCGCGCTGCTGCCGCGAGGCCGCcggcccgccgctccccgccggcggcagcgccccgccgcccgcctgccccgccgcgccgccgccgcccccgccgcgggactcgccgccggtgccggtgccgtTCGGGACGCCCGATGCCGCCGTGCAGGCGCTGTACAGCCCGACGCGGCCCGTCAGCAGGGACAAGTACCTGGAGCGCGGCTTCAGCCTGGGCTCGCCCGTCTCGGCCGAGTCCTTCCCCGCCCCGGCCGTGCCCGGCACCATGGACCCGCTCCTCTTCGCCCCGGCCGAGCTCAAGCTCTGGGCCGCCGCCGGCCACCCCGCCGAGCCGCCCGCCGCCCACCCGGCCGGCGCCGGTCCCGGCGgagcccccgcgccgcccgccccggccgcgccgcccgcctcggGCCGTCCGCCGCCCGCCAAGCGCCCGCCGGGCGCCGCCGAGCCCGGCCGGCAGAAGGCCCCGTCGGGCAAGAAGGCGAAGGCGATCCGCAAGCTGACCTTCGAGGACGAGGTGACCACGTCGCCCGTGCTGGGGCTGCGCATCAAGGAGGGCCCGGTGGAGGCGCCGGCCAAGGCGCGGGGGGGCTGCGCCCGGCCGCTGGGCGAGTTCATCTGCCAGCTCTGCAAGGAGGAGTACGGGGACCCCTTCGCGCTGGCGCAGCACCGCTGCTCCCGCATCGTGCGGGTGGAGTACCGCTGCCCCGAGTGCGACAAGGTCTTCTCCTGCCCCGCCAACCTCGCCTCCCACCGCCGCTGGCACaagccgcgcccgcccgccgccaaGGGCGGCCCCGAGACGGGCAGGGCGCCGCCGGAGGAGCCGCCGAAGGAAGCGGCCGGCGgtagcggcggcagcggcagcgagCGGGACACGCCGAGCCCCGGCGGCGCCTCGGAGGCGGGCTCCGAGGAGGGGCTCTTCGAGTGCCCCCGTTGCGCCAAGCGGTTCCGCCGGCAGGCCTACCTGCGCAAGCACCTGCTGGGCcacccggccccggccccgggagccgccccggccccccccgccgccgccgccccggagcCCGCCGCCGAggagccgcccgccccgccgcccgccgagTGCCGCCTCTGCCCCGTCTGCGGGGAGACCTTCCCCAGCAAGAGCAGCCAGGAGCGGCACCTCCGCCTCCTCCACGCCGCCCAGGTCTTCCCCTGCAAGTACTGCCCGGCCACCTTCTACAGCTCGCCCGGCCTCACCCGGCACATCAACAAGTGCCACCCCTCCGAGAACCGGCAGGTCATCCTGCTCCAGGTGCCGCTGCGCCCCGCCTGCTAG